GCTATACAAAGGCAGGCGATTTTCGCCTGCCTTTGTTGTTAGTACGCTTTCTTTAATAGCCTCCTGCACAAAATTGACAGTAAAAGGTACGTTTTTGCTAAAGTTTTCTCGTTGGGAGCCTGACATTTGATTTGTTGAACCATTTATAGAGGTTTGGAATTATGAAGTGTTTCGTCTCGCTTAGAATAGCCGTCATTGCTGTTTTTATATTCGTACCACGCGTTTTAAAAGCACAAAAAGTACAGCCGCCAAATATTGTTTTCTTGCTGGTAGACGATATGGGTTACGCCGATGTAGGATGCTATGGCAGTTCATTTTACGAAACTCCCAATATAGACGCGCTCGCCTCCGGTGGTATGAAGTTTATGAATACATATACTGCAGGTTCGGTATGTTCGCCAACGAGGTCGAGTATAATGACAGGCAGGTATACGGTTAGAACAGGCGTAACCGACTGGATCCCTGGTCAGAAGGTGTCAAATACGAAACTTATCCAACCAGGGACAAAGCTTTTCCTTGGAAGAGATGAAATTACATTCGCGGAATTATTGAAAGAGGGGGGATACAGCACTTTCTACGCAGGCAAGTGGCATCTTGGAGAGCGCCAAGCCGGGCCTTGACCCTCTGAGCCGGGGTTTTGAAGAATACTACAGCGCTCTCGAAATGCGCAGGGCGAAAAAACCGGTAGTTACGGATTCATTGACTAAATATACTTCTGATTTTATAATCAGGAAGGCTAAACAGAATAAGCCCTTTATTGCATTCCTCTCGTATTATGATGTCCACACGCCAATTTACGAGTATCCGGATCTCATTAACCATTATAAAGACAAATTGCGGACCGCGGGTGAGGGCCTGGAAAGCCCGGTGGTTGCCGAACATAGTGGAGTAACACGAACGGTTCAGAATAATCCGCAGTATGCATCAATGGTTGGAGCGGTCGACAAAAGCGTTGGGAGTATACAGCGGCTGTTAAAGACGCTCGGCATAGAAAAGAATACTATCATTGTATTTACTTCGGATAATGGAGGACTGGCTACTTCAAAAAAGGCAGGGCCTACATCGAACGCTCCATACCGGTCGGGAAAAGGCTGGCTATATGAGGGAGGAATACGTGTGCCTCTTATAGTCAAATATCCGGCGGAAATTAAGGCTTCTGCGATTTGCAGAGTACCAACGATGAGCACCGACTTTTATCCAACCATATTACAATGGGCGGGCCTGCCTTCCCATCCCGAGTTGCACAAGGACGGAGTAAGTCTTGTTCCATTGTTGAAACAGACGGGCACACTGAGCAGAACGGATTTTTACTGGCACTATCCTCATTATCATGGGTCTACCTGGACTCCTGGTGCGGCTATCAGAAGCGGTGACTGGAAGCTTATCGTGTTTTATGAAACGGACACGTACGAGTTGTATAATTTGAAAGAAGATCCTTCGGAGAAGCAGGATCTCGCTGTTAGAAAGCCGGAGATTGTAAAGCAATTGAAAGAGAAGCTTGAAAAATGGCAAAAGAACTGTGGTGCCCGGTTGCCTGTAGTTAATAATGAGTACGATCCCTTAAGGAAAACGGGACAGCAGAGCAGTAACGACAGCAATGAACTATAGTTGCCGAGGTTACTCTTTAAATCTGTGAAAAATCAGCAGGGACAAGCAATGTCGAATTGATCTTTGAGATCAATACTGCGTTGG
The window above is part of the Arcticibacter tournemirensis genome. Proteins encoded here:
- a CDS encoding sulfatase-like hydrolase/transferase, which produces MKCFVSLRIAVIAVFIFVPRVLKAQKVQPPNIVFLLVDDMGYADVGCYGSSFYETPNIDALASGGMKFMNTYTAGSVCSPTRSSIMTGRYTVRTGVTDWIPGQKVSNTKLIQPGTKLFLGRDEITFAELLKEGGYSTFYAGKWHLGERQAGP
- a CDS encoding sulfatase/phosphatase domain-containing protein, coding for MESAKPGLDPLSRGFEEYYSALEMRRAKKPVVTDSLTKYTSDFIIRKAKQNKPFIAFLSYYDVHTPIYEYPDLINHYKDKLRTAGEGLESPVVAEHSGVTRTVQNNPQYASMVGAVDKSVGSIQRLLKTLGIEKNTIIVFTSDNGGLATSKKAGPTSNAPYRSGKGWLYEGGIRVPLIVKYPAEIKASAICRVPTMSTDFYPTILQWAGLPSHPELHKDGVSLVPLLKQTGTLSRTDFYWHYPHYHGSTWTPGAAIRSGDWKLIVFYETDTYELYNLKEDPSEKQDLAVRKPEIVKQLKEKLEKWQKNCGARLPVVNNEYDPLRKTGQQSSNDSNEL